One genomic segment of [Phormidium] sp. ETS-05 includes these proteins:
- a CDS encoding CHAT domain-containing tetratricopeptide repeat protein → MPYPWLTILSHSFILSLSLLLVPSSIAATGFAPIKTKIFPLVEIAQNSRDTEADQLFEEGEQLFEQKNPESFQAALKKFEQALPIYQASGNITQQAHTVAWIAYIYHQLGENQQALSYYNQALPLFRQINNQERQATALLNIGSVYSNLGDKQQALNYYNQAIPLYRQADDKEGEATTLNNIAVVYSDLGDKQTALNYYKQALTLSQQLGDKGGEANTLNSMGLLYYDLGDKQTALNYYNQALPLYQQVQYKWGEAAALNNIGGIYSDRGDKQTALNYYNQVLPIVRQLGDKAGEAYVLNNIGQVYDYLGDNQQALNYYNQVLPLLREVGDKAAEATVLRNLALLQRNLQQLDGAIANIEAAITIIENQRTKIVSEQLRQSYFAQNLVYYEIYIDLLMQLHQQQPDKGYDAKALNASERARARTLLELLAEANADIRTGVDPQLRQQESNLQERINRSAQNQIDLLSREHTPTQAAVMKQDLDDLLRQLDETQAEIRRRSPGYAALTQPQPLTLPQIQQQVLDGDTLLLQYSLGESRSYLWVVSQTGISSYKLPPRAEIETAAKNFREAITSPSLRIRPKKAVEAADALSKLILAPAAAQLGDKRLAIVSDGALYYIPFAALSLPGTNGEPLLVTHEIVNLPSASSLAILRQQVNQRPGAPKKAAILADPVFGLRDPRVAGKPQSGNDNLVSQMVRNSARDVGISGELAPLPNTRQEAAAILNLVPDAEEFAAFDFAANRETATSPKMADYQIVHFATHSFFNSENPQLSGLVMSLVDDNGQSVDGFLRLHDIFNLILNAELVVLSACQTGLGENVRGEGITGLTRGFMYAGAERLVTSLWSVDDEGTAALMTSFYGKMLSQGMTPAQEALRAAQLEMWQSQEWKLPYFRGAFTLQGEWR, encoded by the coding sequence ATGCCTTACCCCTGGTTAACCATACTCTCCCATTCCTTTATCCTATCCCTCAGCCTGCTGCTAGTACCCAGTAGCATCGCCGCCACTGGCTTCGCTCCCATCAAAACCAAAATATTCCCATTAGTGGAAATCGCCCAAAATAGCCGCGATACAGAAGCAGATCAACTCTTTGAAGAAGGAGAACAACTATTTGAGCAGAAAAACCCCGAATCATTCCAAGCCGCACTAAAAAAATTTGAACAAGCACTCCCAATTTATCAGGCATCCGGCAACATCACCCAACAAGCCCACACAGTAGCCTGGATAGCTTATATCTACCACCAGCTAGGAGAAAACCAACAAGCCCTATCCTACTATAATCAAGCCCTCCCCCTCTTCCGGCAAATCAACAATCAGGAACGGCAAGCCACCGCCCTCCTCAACATTGGCAGCGTTTACTCCAACCTTGGAGACAAGCAACAAGCCCTGAACTACTACAACCAAGCCATCCCCCTCTATCGCCAAGCCGACGATAAAGAAGGAGAAGCCACAACACTCAACAACATCGCCGTAGTTTACTCTGACCTCGGAGACAAGCAAACCGCCCTCAACTACTATAAGCAAGCCCTCACCCTCTCCCAACAATTAGGGGATAAGGGAGGGGAAGCCAATACCCTCAACAGTATGGGTTTACTTTACTACGACCTAGGAGACAAGCAAACAGCCCTCAACTACTACAACCAAGCCTTACCCCTGTATCAGCAAGTACAATATAAGTGGGGGGAAGCTGCAGCCCTCAACAATATTGGCGGTATTTACTCCGATCGGGGAGATAAGCAAACCGCTCTTAACTACTATAACCAAGTTTTACCCATAGTAAGACAATTGGGGGATAAGGCGGGTGAAGCCTATGTCCTCAATAATATTGGCCAGGTTTACGACTACTTAGGAGACAATCAACAAGCCCTCAACTACTACAACCAAGTCTTACCCTTGTTACGGGAAGTAGGAGATAAAGCGGCGGAAGCTACTGTGCTGAGAAATTTGGCTTTACTCCAACGCAACCTGCAGCAACTAGATGGAGCGATCGCCAATATTGAAGCAGCCATTACCATTATTGAAAATCAGCGCACTAAAATCGTCAGCGAACAGCTAAGGCAGTCCTATTTTGCCCAAAACCTGGTTTATTATGAAATTTACATTGACTTGCTGATGCAGTTGCACCAGCAACAGCCAGATAAAGGATATGACGCCAAAGCTCTCAATGCTTCAGAACGCGCCAGAGCCCGCACTCTCCTAGAACTATTGGCGGAAGCTAATGCCGATATCCGCACGGGTGTTGACCCGCAACTGCGGCAGCAAGAAAGTAATTTGCAAGAGCGCATCAACAGGAGCGCTCAAAACCAGATTGATTTATTATCCAGAGAACATACCCCCACACAAGCCGCCGTAATGAAACAAGACTTGGATGATTTGCTGCGCCAACTAGATGAAACTCAGGCAGAAATTCGCCGCCGTAGTCCTGGTTATGCGGCTCTTACTCAACCTCAACCCCTAACTCTACCCCAAATTCAGCAACAAGTGTTAGATGGAGATACGCTGCTGCTACAATATTCCCTGGGGGAATCGCGCAGTTATTTATGGGTGGTATCCCAGACGGGAATCAGCAGTTATAAACTGCCCCCCAGAGCGGAGATAGAGACGGCAGCGAAAAATTTTCGGGAGGCAATAACGTCTCCGAGTCTAAGAATCAGACCGAAAAAAGCTGTGGAAGCGGCTGATGCTCTGAGCAAATTAATTTTAGCCCCAGCGGCGGCGCAACTGGGCGATAAGCGGTTAGCAATTGTGAGCGATGGGGCGTTATACTATATTCCCTTTGCGGCTTTATCTTTACCAGGGACTAATGGCGAGCCACTGTTAGTCACGCATGAAATCGTGAATTTGCCTTCTGCTTCCAGTTTAGCCATTTTGCGCCAGCAAGTGAATCAGCGTCCAGGGGCTCCCAAAAAAGCTGCCATTCTGGCTGATCCAGTATTTGGGTTAAGAGACCCACGGGTGGCGGGAAAACCACAGTCTGGGAATGATAATTTAGTGTCGCAGATGGTGAGAAATTCTGCCAGAGATGTGGGCATTAGCGGTGAATTGGCACCCCTACCCAACACCCGCCAGGAAGCCGCAGCAATTCTCAATTTAGTGCCAGATGCTGAGGAATTTGCTGCTTTTGATTTTGCGGCTAACCGTGAAACTGCCACTAGCCCAAAGATGGCTGATTATCAAATCGTACATTTTGCCACGCATAGTTTCTTTAACAGTGAAAATCCCCAATTGTCGGGATTAGTTATGTCTTTGGTGGATGACAATGGGCAATCCGTGGATGGTTTCCTGCGCTTGCACGATATTTTTAACCTGATTTTGAATGCAGAGTTGGTGGTTTTGAGTGCTTGTCAAACTGGGTTAGGTGAGAATGTGCGGGGAGAAGGGATAACCGGACTAACGCGGGGATTTATGTATGCGGGAGCAGAGCGGTTGGTGACAAGTTTGTGGAGTGTGGATGATGAGGGAACGGCAGCATTAATGACCAGTTTCTATGGGAAAATGTTGTCACAAGGTATGACCCCGGCGCAAGAAGCGTTACGAGCCGCACAGTTGGAGATGTGGCAAAGTCAGGAATGGAAATTGCCTTATTTCCGGGGGGCGTTTACCCTCCAGGGGGAATGGCGGTAA